The following coding sequences lie in one Cyanobacterium stanieri LEGE 03274 genomic window:
- a CDS encoding YraN family protein, with amino-acid sequence MITIGELGEKIVATWLEPQNYQILHHRWHCRWGEIDLIALDNHNSELVFMEVKTRKPQNWDQNGLEALNINKQKRIYTTAQIFLSKNPLWQNYNCRFDLILLTYIIRKNNSNQGLIKILNSNQIMYENYIFTIKNHLKNVL; translated from the coding sequence ATGATTACCATAGGGGAGTTAGGAGAAAAAATAGTAGCCACATGGCTAGAACCCCAAAACTACCAAATATTGCACCACCGATGGCATTGCCGATGGGGCGAAATCGATTTAATTGCCCTAGATAACCATAACTCTGAGCTAGTTTTTATGGAAGTTAAAACCCGTAAACCACAAAATTGGGATCAAAATGGACTAGAAGCCCTCAATATAAATAAACAGAAAAGAATTTATACTACCGCTCAAATATTTCTTTCTAAAAACCCCCTTTGGCAAAATTATAATTGTCGTTTTGATTTAATTTTATTAACTTATATTATAAGAAAAAATAACTCTAATCAAGGCTTAATAAAAATATTAAACAGCAATCAAATTATGTATGAAAATTATATTTTTACTATCAAAAATCATCTTAAAAATGTTTTATAA